The segment AAGAACTTATATGTGGTGAATGAGATCAGTGAAATGAAAAACTGCAACAAATGCATACTTTTTGAAGGGAGAAAAATGAGGGATTTATATGTATGGTTTTCCAATATTCCTAATGGACCTAGTGCAAAATTTTTGGTTGAAAAcagtaagtttttttaaaataacattgttgAAAGATGTAGCTTTAAACTTGGACAAAACTTGATTAAAACCactcattattatttcagtttacACTATGGGAGAGCTTAAAATGACAGGCAACTGCTTAAGAGGCTCTAGGCCATTGTTATCCTTTGACCCACAGTTCACAAAAGACCCCCATTATAGTCTTTTAAAGGAACtcttaacacaaatatttggAGTTCCAAAACATCATCCCAAAAGTCAACCATTCTTTGATCATGTTTATACATTCATGATTCTTGACAACCGCATTTGGTTTAGAAATTACCAAATACTTTCTGAAGATGGAGCTTTAGCTGAAATTGGACCCCGATTTGTACTCAATCCAGTGAGTTTTGTGTCTATATTGTTGAATTATtcataagtttattaatattcaatacggtgaaataaataatatttttttcttataaaacattcaaataccATCTTTtgtagacaaaaatattttctggaTCATTTGGGGGTACAACATTATGGGAGAACCCTAAATATGTAAGTCCAGCAAAACTGCGACAAGCATATTCAAAGAAAGCTGCAAACAAGTATGAGAGAAGAATTGAGAAAAAAGTAATGAATGAGGCGACTAGACCGGAAACTGGATATCCTGATATTGAAGGGGCTGACTTCTTCAAAGGAGATCCTTTGAAGAAAGCTGAAGATGCTGTTATTgaaggtaaatataaaaaaaatatagaacattggtttgtaaataacattacacCATATTCAAAATCGTAatagtcatataaaaaataatatagttatacTTTACTTGACTGTTTAATGATTACTGtcttgaaacttttttttataaaaccagacatgtaatttttttattgttccatTATTCTACAATATTTCTATCGTGATATTCTTAGTCATCTGATTCTAAGAGTTCTTATACTGTCTTATTTTATCTGTAGAAGAAATAAAGCAAGAAGATGCATCAATGGATGAAGAAGGTGAAAGTGAAGTTCCAGCTAAACCAAGAGTTGGtaagaaaaaatcaataaagcgACCAGAGAAGACAATAAGGCGTAAACAACTCAAAGCGAAGAGCAAATTAATTTCTGATCAAATAAAGAAGAGAAAACAgatcaaaaagaaaaaacctacaaagaaataattttatcaattaaaagaatagattttcaaacatataattttattttctttttcataaccaaagtatttattaaattaagtaaaaatttagattgttaaattaagtaaaaatttagattttttttttcaaattaataccttacataatttcaaaagatttgagaaaacacaaaaaaaattattaaggcAAGCACTTTAACTTTTATTGGTTAAAAAATGATtaacagatttatataaacattaaaaatattcgcaatacattaaataatgcaAATCTGGAAGAGTGAGAGGTAGAAAATAGCTATACCCTTAAAGCTATACTACATCAAAGAAAATGTCTTACACcaacacataaaaaatataatgttgtacTTAAAACCATActtataaatgtcaaatacTTTTTCAACCTCATTAAAAAACCATGAgcaaaataatgaaagttattcaaatacattCACAAACTTatctcttataaataaaattgagtaAACACAACATTGTAACCTGATTTAAAACTTTGTGTTAATATAGGACGGAATGATAAAATATCAGAACCTAAGATATTAACAATCAAGCCTCTTATTGTTATTcaggtaataaattatttctaatatgaagcaatacatttattatacaattcacTGAAACAGCAATATAtgagaattttatttgattagtGCAAAAtggatttgattttaaaactttatgcaatatctttgtttctttttaataccaaaatgtactttgtaaatgttaaaaactatCTAACACCACAATTCCTACCGTACAGGTTTACACCGGATTGTGTAATGACATGTAAGATGCAATAACATGATAGGTACAATTGTTGCATTTAAATTCATGTTTGAGATTATCAAAACGTCAAGTGCTCTATCaaacagtaaatatataatctataaaatagCACACGTTAAAATAGTGTTATGATAAAaccgatttatttaaaagtaaatatcaaTTCACATAAACCATAGTTTCTCTTagatctatatataataaatattttactatgtaAAAAGTACTAAAACTGTGTAaacactataaaaaataaagttataaaagtcaAGCAAACATTGATAAGCCTAAATTTCATTAGTATTCATATTCTTTGATGACATTCATctggaaaaaaaaacgataccTTGTACTagaatgaaattttaagataatcaCAAAACAGACATATAATCTTAGTTAATTCGCAACAATTAAATAgctgttttgttaaaaagcTTTGTTAAACTGGACATGCtaagtttcaataatttaatattaattttaatataagtaggaAGCAACATGCATGTACCCGACAACATCCAAGATCAATGGTatatggtttaaaaatatataaataatagcaataaatcaataaataagtaatcaaatatggttaacaaaaacatcagagcttataaaatttttgatatataaaaagttaagttAAATGTAGTATATAAGAtaactatttcaataattgTTAGGAAAAACATAGAGCAAGACCAAAAATTACTACATTAAATAGCaacacaaagttttttttaatttaaattgtcatgTCAGTACTTGAGATCCTGCATTTCAGCGCCATCTGTCGTGTCAGTCTTGTTCAAACCGAGTTCAGCCAGTCGCGAGCTTTGCCAACGTCCATCGTTATTACTGTTACGATCCTCGCACACACACAGGAACAGAGAATCCACAaccatctaaaaatatatggagGTTGTTGATAAATGGTATACTTCGAAGCAGGTTTcatataacagttttttttgtgttgattaaaattctattcGAATGTTTTATCTGcggtactttttttataagtaaagtcagttgtatattaagttataataaaaatttgagacAGAAGAGGAActgtaattatttgattattaatatatatattttgtattagttCAATAacgaatatataatgaaatttttggaCATCAATAATTTGTATCTTTAAGGTTTTCAATTAACATACCTCATACAAGGACAGGATACAATGCGCGATAAAGAATGAAAAGATGCAAATAACGAGAGTGGGAACTGCAAAGAAATGTAGATCTGGATTTCTCTTCAACATGAGAAGTCCAACAATGCCTGTTAGAGCCGTCACAATGCACTTCCCAAGGAAAAGTATGAAGTCCCCAACACTATTGATCGTCGCCACTTGAAGTGCGTTGTTCACAATTGTACTGAACgcctgaaaatatatttacattaaatttaataagtaactaaattctacatattatatttgtttttcctGTCATATCAGCTACATAGCTGtagaatcataaaaaataagaaaactatGTTACgtagttttcaaattaaacagtaaaaaaatatatatataactcatGCTGTCTGTTCTTACTATTCTATGTACTTCTCATTTATTAAgatctgtaataaataatattgtacaaataCTTTACCTTTCCCGCGGCTTTACAAAAGTGACATCTATCGATCGTTATGATAGTGTACGCGTTGTGATTTAAATAGCGTATGAATTTTTCCAGACAGTAGAAACAGCAAATTCCACACTTGAGACCGCATTTCGCACAATCTGAACCCTTTTCGGCTCTTGCAGACAAcctattataagtataatataatgtattaatcaaaaaaaaaaaaaaaaaacaaataaacccTTCATGGTTCGGTTTTAATAAGTATCATATAATCTAGTAgcaatttttctttcatttcttctattttttatatagtgctggttttttttttgtctttatttttgtgtacaatttatactaaattctctataaaatacaccttaaatgttttaataaaaagtaacaaatgtCAAGAATATCACAGATTAGTTTTTAAGAACCTGTTGGTAAATTgacttttaaaagttatttatattactacatatattatttcaactcTATTAAATACTTAGATGTAGATGAGATGTGTAAAGACAATAATTTGAGGGATTTTTCTACATATCTCATTATTCACCTCTTGggacactatatatatttctttttaatttcaacataaGCTAACATTACttctttaatagtaaaaaaaactaattttgcTTCCATTTACTTACTTAGCGTGTAGGTAGGTGAGAATGAGTCGTGGTATTTTGAAAAGAGTTATCAAGAAAGATCCTTTAGCAACAGAACCTAGGTGATATTTCAAAAGTTTGCCTATGGAATATAGTACTGGCGATGGATTTGCGTTTGGACctctgtaacaaaatatttaaaaaaaagtggaAACATTCTATAACTCTGCTTTACAATcctgtaattaataatttatagaccatttataattattctctATTCCTTCAGTGACAGTCCGCTCAAAGTAAAAATTTCCAATACCAAAGAGTTGTTTAGcattgtataaaaacaaatggcCTTCCAATAAAGTTCAGTATTCCCTGTTAAAATTTGTCAAGTTTGATCTATGACTGCTTCTAGacatatcatttattattagtcTTCAACATATTCCctaagattataatttaatatttacaaaaatttatctgTCCTTTgcatataaagtaaataacttatatttaaatggtttTATGTTATTGATAGAAAATCCTTTACTGGAAAGATGTGTCATATATTCTATGCAATCTTTACTTCTGACTAATCATGAGTCATAGTGTCTGTAGATTTTACTACACTAttgattcattttatttaaaaaaaattaatatctaacattaatatttcattttcgtGTAATAATTGATGTGTGAATTTTagcaaaataattcaatatgcAGTGACGAGTCACGGCCTCCTCTGTTCctaatttttttcatcatatgtatatataaataaaactttcccTGGAAAGTCGCGgcttatattttatccaaCCATTTCAGAGGTTAGACTGAATACACAATCAGACAGacacataacatttaaaaaaatatattttagccCTTTGGTAAATGCTGTTTGGTTATGAATTATatccatatttataaatattttgcaatcGACTTTTATGCCGATATTACAAATAGAAgtggaattttatttatttgtgtaattaaaaacattaatacacATGAAACATACCTGAAGTACCAATGTGAGACGGCACCAGCGATAGTCATCTGCTGACATCCCAAAATGAATTCACTGCCCCAGACCAGGCATATGAGACACATCCACCACATGCTCTTCACCCACATTGGATCAAACTCGATTGGGTCTAAAACATAACCTATATGATTTAAGCTTGGGTATACATCCCCAATCACATTGATTAGTGTTCATAACTCATATTTCATTAAGAAAGGaaatgtaatgttaataataaaaccaagGAAACTTTATGACAAATTACAAGCAACAGGTGACAGCTTGCTTCTAAAAAGAATTTGAGTTTTCgagtatcatataaaatatcttgtataaattaatgtctCTTTTAATACTGTTAGTGATTTACAAGGTATTGTTCTATCATCTCATTATAACTTACTCTTGAGATTAGCATTTTTGTCGATATTTTGTGCTTGAACTGCTGCATTATCAACATGGTCAGGTAAAGGAGTTCCATTAATAAAGAAGTTTGTTTTGTATGGTATACCTGGATAATTTGCAGTTGCCAAGCACAccttggaaataaataaaaaattatatatctggattctttgtttcattttttaaaaactggtACAGTCACAATGGATAATCATACTTACTACAACTAGTGACCAAAAGGTGAGGAATAATATAAggaagaaaaatgttataattggCTGGAGGAAGAGAGCTGGTATGGAACCCAAACAGTGTGCAGTCTCCTTGAACAAATCTGCCAAGAAAGAGACACGTGATCTCATCACCCACACtagtaacaataatattacctggaaaatttttttttgtcagttCCAGAAACATACTCATGTACCATACAAAATGATgtcaatttttaaacaatgtttGTAGATACTTACAGTTATTATGGTTGCAATGATAGAATACCATAGGAAGGCTTTTTCATTCTTAAGAGATTCctggaaaaattaaatatatatatttttaaagtaatatatccCGATAACtgaaagatattaaaaatacttacagCTAAGTAAATAGTTGTATCAGAAAAATCCCTTTGCTTAGTTTTCAACTCATGATATGTGTACCACAGGAGGGCCGTTCCAGCTATACTAGCAATGGATACTATTATCATGAAAATCCATGACACTAGAGATGCTAATAAATGCAGGATTGATACCATGATCAATGAACAAACTGAAATgtgaaaatcatataaaaactttttgcaaaagactacattataaaatatatatagtaagcatatttgaattttaaactattttttgtgTGGTAATAAGTCAAGAAACAATCATAAAAACTTACTAAATGCaattataacacaaataatcATTTCCTTCCATGATGAGTACAGGTCTGATAACATCTGTTCGATGGTATCCCAACTATTTAGTAAGTCATAAAAGTCACTGAAAACTTTCTGAGCTAAATCTTTAGCAGATTTAGGAAAACATCTATTTAAAAGTGGAAATGACTCATATACAGGCAATGTTGGACAAGGACCTATAAAATTGTGCAGATCTTTGGTGCTTGTTACATTATTCAAATGGATATCATATCTGCAGAGATTTGATCCAGTCTCCCGGTAAAAGTTTTGCAGATCATTGAATGATTCCAACTTTTTATTGGGGCATTGTTTAACGCATATTTTAAGTGATCTTCGAAGTTCCTTAAtatccataaaaaataaataacttttatcagCAGTACTGATACCAGCTAATGGgaaatttataagtttcttGTTATTCTTGACACCGCATGTATTGCCGAATGAATCATATCCATTTATTAATCTCTGAGGATTTCCGTAAACAAAAGATATAGCCGcaataataatctaaaataaaatatgtgattaTTTTCAGTCAGTTAAACACAATTCTATTAGCATTCAAaccaattcatataaaaaaataaaattactttctaaAACACTTACCATTAGAatccaaaatataatatagataacaAGCCATAATACATCAGTACAGCCTTTTTTGGGCGTTTCATTTTGAGGAGCAATCTCACTTTGCGTGCAacccattttaaataaaaatatttcaagtaattaatattataaaagtgataTCAGGCAGATTCTTTGTACATTGtttcagtttaatttattactgagCTTCTTATTAAGTGATTACCTACTGCGCTAGCTACCCACGCCCagttcaaaacaaaaacaatcaaaCAATTGGTATAATATGTACCACCTACTCTGTTCTCTTTTACTCAATCATTCGATGTCTATATACAACATACATTAATGTGTGAACAGTGAaagtatatgaaatttaaaaaagaaggCAAAAcccagaatatttttttattaataacaaaaatattttattcaaataacaactctgaatatatatctaccaaaattacaacattaaaaatgttggtGCTTTGCACATCTAAACGCAAGAACCCACAACATTTTCAGTTCTGTGTCTGTCAATCTGTAAAGAACTGTCAAAGTTGAAAAAAGGGTAAATAGGCAcctatgaaaaagaaaattgttacggaaaaaatttcttaactaGAATTAATAAACGTATAGGttacattcataatttttaattatgaattcgAAAATACTTCTAAATTTAAGGTCCGCCATATCAAACTGTTGTTCAAAAAGGAACCTCAACAACAATGTAGCTAGCATAACCAAAATACATCGAGAGATTTATACTAGAATGTACCCTACAAAAGTAGTTCTACCAAATGGAGCTTCAATCAACATTCGTTATCATGAACCTAGAAAAATTATCAGAGTgagacattgttttattttttatttgtaactagcaattagataatttattacataattctaGTAACTTTTCATGTAAATTAGACAcgttaatatcatattacctaaataatgcatataaattaataactataaaatattcccAGCTACCGTTGGATCTTTCATCCCTGTCTGAGGAAGAAAAGAAATTGAGATTAGAGAAAAGGAAGCCTAAAAGAAAAGTCAAAATTAGTGATACAATTGAAGACAATTTTAatgcaaagaaatatttgaagtatcttaaaaaataatttgtagttATGTTAATTaggtgataataaataataaatgatcatatattagtttatctaAACTCTTGTTTTAACAAAGTTGCATATTGGTAAGATTACCcgtaagattttttaaaatttaaaagcccATTTTTGTAGGTAGCAAACAGATTCATACTCTTTTCTAAAAAATGGCaggtttattgaaatttataaattttaaataaaaaaatcaattggGTCATCTTGTATGCCAGACAAAGAGCTTATAACATTCCTACAGATAATTCCAAGTCttacttaaaaatgtaattataagtgTAATTTGCAGACAACAAACAgggaattataaatttcttattgaaAAGGAAGATTGTCACTCCAAATAATCTTTTTCCAGCTATGTTAAGAAGAATAAAACACAACTtatgtctttaaatttaatttatgcttCTAACTTTAGTTtagaatcattaaaaaaaaatttaaacatattccaAAAGAAAAAGCAAATACCAATGAAAATGGAGttgtgaaaaatatagaataaacatACCAAGTTCACTTTGGGTGTATGGCTATGCTTAAAACTGAAAAGAATACaattaaagtaacaaatttctaaaaaatatatatatcatatactcATGATTTTCAGCAGCAATTTTTGGGCAgattgtttaaagaaaaaaaaaatctatttcagtTGTAGTTTAACATAACGTAATTGCAGAAGAATGTGCAATGATACATTTTGCAGAAGGCAAAGTTTGAATATTGCTTGTGTCAATGgatttttcataattcattctgtattttctgtaaaaattttatttacttcaggTATTTTGGCTTAACATCAACTTAATAcgtaaaagatatatatatattgtggaATTGCGTCAGAAACCATCTAGCAAAGGGAAAGTTAACTAagttttgtatgtattatacaatcacaataaaaatatgaatagttaattataaaatgaaaaaatagagGATCTTATAAAGTATGTTactaacttaaatttaacatatatggGTAATGTTTGAATTCCctgtttacataatttttcgaTTGCTACACAAAGGCCAGGGAATATAATGTTTCTAGCCTGCCACCTGTAAACACTTTAAAATCTGTAACAAAGCAACCAATAATTAACAATGTTGgtcttatttcttaaaataggCTGTGAAGTTAGATTAATGAAACGTTTGATTCGTCCAAAACACGATTGACTTCGTCTTGGCTAAACCATTGTGGCCGGTTATCATGTCTGGGCCAAATCTCTCATCCGGTAAGATTTATGAAcgttattgaataataaatgaaactaatatttttcagattactaaacgtattttattattttaataactacatactcccgacgtttcggttactttgcagcaaccgtgatcacgggcagaagaGATGTCCGTGATCACAaagtaattgaatatttaatataattattagttttttttttgagaattaGATTGCCTATCCAAAAGCTCTTTCTTCTTATGATCCTACTTCGTAAAATTTTCCATAGAACTGAATTCTCTACGTTATCTCTAATGCTATACATAGTTCGCAAACAGCTATGAGCTAATCTAACGCATTTCCGTTTTTAGACCTTGGTTTTAGAAGAATGCCgctattgtttataattatttgttctgAGAATAAGGGACACGCTTAGTTGAAATAATAGGTGATGTCCTAATATGTTATATCAAAGACTAGACATATTTATACCTCTGTTTCACCTCTTTTTTAAGGCTAAAAACACAGCGATAGctcttataaaaattctaacaattaaaaaagtgaAATCGAGtctaactaaaaaaaaattttcaagttGTTGAtcacttttttaattgttagaaAATGTTAGAAGTTTACTGTGATTGGAATTTGAATCTTCAATTTAATAGATTCTttacgagaaataaaaataaaggtaatgaaatgaagaagaaaaaaggaattacaaaaattaatttttaaactaatatttctaaGTTTAATTTCTATGAATGGCAGATTATACTTGACATAAAAAGTTGACAATTGACAGTAGCCAAGGCTAAAAAGAGCCAAGAACTAAATTTCGTCATGTGTAGGTTCAGTCGTTGGATATTAGAGAAGTCACATTGATCTTGTCAttagtaagtttatttattaattgttgcgtaattaattgtaaagattgtatttatttctctagatcataaaagatatattttttacctttg is part of the Danaus plexippus chromosome 11, MEX_DaPlex, whole genome shotgun sequence genome and harbors:
- the LOC116765589 gene encoding ribosome biogenesis protein BRX1 homolog — protein: MAKLKIKKTKKQIKQAPEKPKEENEVVLPAVRSSDEPTSRQAKWINRQRVLVFAARSINHRHRHLMEDLKKLMPHHKTESKMERSKNLYVVNEISEMKNCNKCILFEGRKMRDLYVWFSNIPNGPSAKFLVENIYTMGELKMTGNCLRGSRPLLSFDPQFTKDPHYSLLKELLTQIFGVPKHHPKSQPFFDHVYTFMILDNRIWFRNYQILSEDGALAEIGPRFVLNPTKIFSGSFGGTTLWENPKYVSPAKLRQAYSKKAANKYERRIEKKVMNEATRPETGYPDIEGADFFKGDPLKKAEDAVIEEEIKQEDASMDEEGESEVPAKPRVGKKKSIKRPEKTIRRKQLKAKSKLISDQIKKRKQIKKKKPTKK
- the LOC116765588 gene encoding choline transporter-like 1 isoform X1 yields the protein MGCTQSEIAPQNETPKKGCTDVLWLVIYIIFWILMIIIAAISFVYGNPQRLINGYDSFGNTCGVKNNKKLINFPLAGISTADKSYLFFMDIKELRRSLKICVKQCPNKKLESFNDLQNFYRETGSNLCRYDIHLNNVTSTKDLHNFIGPCPTLPVYESFPLLNRCFPKSAKDLAQKVFSDFYDLLNSWDTIEQMLSDLYSSWKEMIICVIIAFICSLIMVSILHLLASLVSWIFMIIVSIASIAGTALLWYTYHELKTKQRDFSDTTIYLAESLKNEKAFLWYSIIATIITVILLLLVWVMRSRVSFLADLFKETAHCLGSIPALFLQPIITFFFLILFLTFWSLVVVCLATANYPGIPYKTNFFINGTPLPDHVDNAAVQAQNIDKNANLKSYVLDPIEFDPMWVKSMWWMCLICLVWGSEFILGCQQMTIAGAVSHWYFRGPNANPSPVLYSIGKLLKYHLGSVAKGSFLITLFKIPRLILTYLHAKLSARAEKGSDCAKCGLKCGICCFYCLEKFIRYLNHNAYTIITIDRCHFCKAAGKAFSTIVNNALQVATINSVGDFILFLGKCIVTALTGIVGLLMLKRNPDLHFFAVPTLVICIFSFFIAHCILSLYEMVVDSLFLCVCEDRNSNNDGRWQSSRLAELGLNKTDTTDGAEMQDLK
- the LOC116765588 gene encoding choline transporter-like 1 isoform X2 translates to MGCTQSEIAPQNETPKKGCTDVLWLVIYIIFWILMIIIAAISFVYGNPQRLINGYDSFGNTCGVKNNKKLINFPLAGISTADKSYLFFMDIKELRRSLKICVKQCPNKKLESFNDLQNFYRETGSNLCRYDIHLNNVTSTKDLHNFIGPCPTLPVYESFPLLNRCFPKSAKDLAQKVFSDFYDLLNSWDTIEQMLSDLYSSWKEMIICVIIAFICSLIMVSILHLLASLVSWIFMIIVSIASIAGTALLWYTYHELKTKQRDFSDTTIYLAESLKNEKAFLWYSIIATIITVILLLLVWVMRSRVSFLADLFKETAHCLGSIPALFLQPIITFFFLILFLTFWSLVVVCLATANYPGIPYKTNFFINGTPLPDHVDNAAVQAQNIDKNANLKNPIEFDPMWVKSMWWMCLICLVWGSEFILGCQQMTIAGAVSHWYFRGPNANPSPVLYSIGKLLKYHLGSVAKGSFLITLFKIPRLILTYLHAKLSARAEKGSDCAKCGLKCGICCFYCLEKFIRYLNHNAYTIITIDRCHFCKAAGKAFSTIVNNALQVATINSVGDFILFLGKCIVTALTGIVGLLMLKRNPDLHFFAVPTLVICIFSFFIAHCILSLYEMVVDSLFLCVCEDRNSNNDGRWQSSRLAELGLNKTDTTDGAEMQDLKY
- the LOC116765590 gene encoding large ribosomal subunit protein mL55 — protein: MNSKILLNLRSAISNCCSKRNLNNNVASITKIHREIYTRMYPTKVVLPNGASINIRYHEPRKIIRLPLDLSSLSEEEKKLRLEKRKPKRKVKISDTIEDNFNAKKYLKYLKK